One region of Vanessa cardui chromosome 20, ilVanCard2.1, whole genome shotgun sequence genomic DNA includes:
- the LOC124538454 gene encoding G-protein coupled receptor Mth2-like: MKLFLVFAIFYMVAADPEESFCCKPNQGVLNADEHSCLDVKRNITTPIKLECENVVSISTSVLNFSVTDDGFLIIYIDDTEPQVDKDSFCVTNETTNSSERLLVLCADQDEVIVDDKVLGYCMLVSVIFLILTAVVYCLLPEMRDIQGKSIINFCLSSAIGFGILSFMKLFEYSDMNLCAARGFLVYFFLIASFFWTNAISVQILLNIRRPTTSDYGWKPFIWYALYAWGIPVILTVCMAIVNFHPGRHPKPGIGLNTCWFYTKKQQWQYMYSVMTILILTNIGIFLYISIHLCCNSFASSHIKALKYKLLMTVRLFIVMGLPFVFEMISSLFKPHIVWVVIDIFNTLQGPLIFLILVVFRRKVVKAMHKRGWLDCMSNMVERHLAVGNDEEDIVHHTDVALDERTAI; the protein is encoded by the exons atgaaattatttctaGTCTTTGCGATATTTTATATGGTAGCGGCTGATCCTGAAGAATCTTTCTGCTGTAAGCCGAATCAGGGTGTTTTGAATGCGGACGAACACAGCTGTTTGGATGTTAAACGTAATATAACAACACCTATAAAACTTGAATGTGAAAATGTGGTTTCTATATCGACTTCAGTGCTTAACTTTAGTGTCACGGACGATGGCTTTTTGATCATATACATCGATGATACGGAACCCCAAGTCGATAAAGACAG CTTCTGCGTCACCAATGAAACAACCAACAGTTCTGAAAGACTTTTAGTACTGTGTGCGGACCAGGATGAAGTTATTGTTGATGATAAAGTTCTAGGATACTGCATGCTGGTGTCTGTTATATTCCTGATTCTGACCGCTGTCGTGTATTGTTTGCTGCCGGAGATGAG gGACATCCAAGGGAAGAGCATAATAAACTTTTGTTTAAGTTCAGCAATCGGATTCGGCATTTTGTCATTTATGAAGTTATTCGAATACTCAGATATGAATCTATGCGCTGCAAGAG gtttcttagtatatttctttttgatCGCGAGCTTCTTTTGGACGAATGCGATATCCGTACAGATTCTTCTAAATATAAG ACGACCAACTACTTCGGATTACGGCTGGAAACCTTTCATATGGTACGCCCTATACGCTTGGGGTATTCCTGTCATCTTGACCGTGTGTATGGCCATCGTCAACTTCCACCCTGGACGGCATCCGAAACCCGGCATCGGATTAAATACGTGCTGGTTTTATA CTAAAAAACAACAGTGGCAGTACATGTACAGTGTGATGACGATCCTCATCTTGACCAACAtcggtatatttttgtatatatcgaTACATCTCTGCTGTAACTCCTTCGCATCGAGTCACATAAAGGCATTAAAATACAA ACTTCTGATGACCGTTCGACTATTCATAGTGATGGGACTGCCGTTCGTTTTCGAAATGATCAGTTCGCTATTCAAACCTCACATAGTATG GGTCGTGATTGACATATTTAACACTCTACAAGGACCGTTAATATTCTTGATACTGGTCGTATTTCGGCGTAAAGTTGTGAAGGCGATGCACAAGAGAGGTTGGTTGGACTGCATGTCTAATATGGTAGAGCGCCATCTAGCGGTCGGCAACGATGAAGAGGATATCGTGCATCACACAGATGTCGCTCTCGACGAGAGAACAGCTATCTAG
- the LOC124538453 gene encoding probable G-protein coupled receptor Mth-like 3, protein MKEIIILLFSLIGLALSTNPCCANDELLRPRGFCGNGTTKINMHCTLGYMLLKEVILNGYKVSTQDSPSYVFVEDPNLYCLGKMYRNTSDPSLGTIPVAVVCFEEIKSSGNNIETGGVLTLISVLFLVATFAVYMYMPQMRDLQGMCYMCMCASMALGFLSLGVLQLSPGFTGEICTISGFLVYFWMMATFFWMNVISINMYRTVEDASYLKKTEKKQYFMYNCYAWGCTIFFLIVALITNFAEGNHYKPGIGDNSCWFNGRTETWIFFYGPIAILIAVNVILFVMSSISLWRHTRKYEVNKLNNLKHKFLVSLKLFLVMGISWIFEIASFAHGAEHIIWKIMDTFNCLQGVVIFLILVVFRRRAIQGLASENCCLCITRPLAEKLSPHDDSDDQQILADDTVEVRLN, encoded by the exons atgaaG gagataattattttactattttcttTGATCGGATTGGCTCTTTCGACCAATCCTTGCTGTGCCAACGATGAACTCCTTCGGCCGCGAGGGTTTTGTGGTAACGGCACTACGAAAATCAACATGCATTGCACCCTGGGATACATGCTGCTCAAAGAAGTCATACTAAATGGCTACAAAGTGTCCACACAGGATTCTCCGAGCTACGTGTTTGTAGAGGATCCGAATTT atactGCCTTGGCAAAATGTATAGGAATACCAGTGATCCCAGTCTGGGCACGATTCCGGTGGCGGTTGTGTGCTTCGAGGAGATCAAATCAAGTGGCAACAACATCGAGACGGGAGGGGTCCTTACGCTTATTTCTGTATTATTCCTCGTCGCCACATTCGCGGTTTACATGTACATGCCGCAAATGAG GGATCTCCAGGGCATGTGCTATATGTGTATGTGCGCCAGCATGGCCCTCGGCTTCTTATCGCTTGGAGTTTTACAACTCAGTCCAGGGTTCACTGGCGAAATATGCACGATATCAG gTTTTCTCGTCTACTTCTGGATGATGGCTACATTCTTCTGGATGAATGTGATAAGCATTAACATGTACAGAACTGTGGA AGATGCGAGTTACTTAAAGAAAACTGAGAAGAAACAATACTTCATGTACAATTGCTACGCTTGGGGCTGCACGATTTTCTTTCTGATCGTCGCGCTCATTACAAACTTCGCGGAGGGAAATCACTACAAGCCAGGCATAGGCGACAACAGTTGCTGGTTCAACG gtCGTACTGAAACATGGATATTTTTCTATGGACCGATAGCCATACTTATTGCAGTGAATGTAATCCTTTTTGTAATGTCGTCGATAAGTCTTTGGAGGCACACCAGAAAGTATGAAGTGAACAAGCTAAATAATCTAAAGCACAA GTTTCTCGTTTCCCTTAAACTTTTCCTCGTTATGGGAATATCTTGGATATTCGAAATTGCCAGCTTTGCACACGGCGCAGAACACATTATttg gaAAATAATGGACACGTTTAATTGCCTACAAGGAGtggtaatatttttgatattggtGGTGTTCAGACGGCGAGCCATACAAGGACTGGCCAGCGAGAACTGCTGTTTGTGCATAACCCGCCCACTAGCCGAAAAACTAAGTCCCCACGACGACAGTGATGACCAGCAAATACTAGCCGATGATACTGTAGAGGTCAGGCTTAATTAA